The following are from one region of the Corylus avellana chromosome ca1, CavTom2PMs-1.0 genome:
- the LOC132167099 gene encoding myrcene synthase, chloroplastic-like, translated as MDLYCLASLGNANFTSLLLPSKTPISSFVKSTSVPPSFQCRASTQISTPSNIVRRSANYQPPIWHYDYIQSLTSVYGESFTGQVDKLKGEVRMMFHKVVDPLENLELIDILQRLGISYHFDDEIRRTLEGIYNANYGGKMCNKDNIYATSLEFRLLRQHGYSVPQEIFNSFKNEMGSFKACLCADIKGMLCLYEASFHSVEGESILEEARDFATKQLLEYVKQNKDQNLTAVVNHALELPLHWRMLRLEALWFIDAYRRRQDMNPILLDLAKLDFNIVQAAHQEDLKEVSRWWRSTGLGEKLSFARDRLVESFLWTVGKTFQPQFGYCRKMLTKVNALITTIDDVYDVYGTLDELELFTEAVERWDTNAMDQLPDYMKICFFALHNSINEMAFDTLKEQGFHIIRYLRKMWADLCKSYLLEAKWYHIRYTPSFQEYIQNACISISGPVILGHAYFFVTNPVTKEALDCLEEYPNIIRWSSMILRLADDLGTSKDELERGDVPKSIQCYMNETGATEEDAREYIRSLIGTTWKKMNKEAGSASSPFSRTFIEIAMNLGRMAQCMYQYGDGHGVVDRETKKRILSLFIHPVPLETQP; from the exons ATGGATCTTTACTGTCTTGCTTCACTCGGCAATGCCAACTTCACTTCACTACTGCTCCCATCTAAGACTCCCATCTCATCATTCGTCAAATCCACAAGTGTTCCTCCTTCTTTCCAATGCAGGGCCTCCACCCAAATCTCAACTCCTTCCAATATTGTTCGGCGATCAGCAAATTACCAACCTCCCATTTGGCACTATGATTACATCCAGTCACTCACAAGTGTTTAT GGGGAGTCATTCACCGGACAAGTTGATAAGCTGAAGGGAGAAGTGAGGATGATGTTTCATAAAGTCGTGGATCCTTTAGAAAATCTTGAGCTTATTGATATATTGCAAAGACTTGGAATATCTTACCACTTTGATGATGAAATACGGAGGACCTTGGAAGGTATATACAATGCTAACTATGGTGGCAAAATGTGCAACAAGGATAATATATACGCCACATCTCTTGAATTTAGATTGCTAAGACAGCATGGATATAGTGTGCCTCAAG agatttttaatagtttcaaGAATGAAATGGGGAGCTTCAAGGCATGCCTATGTGCTGATATCAAGGGAATGCTATGCTTGTATGAAGCCTCATTCCATTCGGTAGAAGGCGAAAGTATATTAGAGGAAGCAAGAGATTTTGCTACCAAGCAACTCTTAGAGTACGTCAAGCAAAACAAAGATCAAAATCTTACTGCTGTAGTGAACCATGCCCTGGAGCTTCCTCTTCATTGGAGGATGTTAAGGTTGGAAGCGTTGTGGTTCATTGATGCATACAGAAGGAGACAAGACATGAACCCTATCTTGCTTGATCTCGCAAAATTGGATTTCAACATTGTCCAAGCAGCCCACCAAGAAGATCTAAAAGAAGTGTCAAG GTGGTGGAGGAGCACTGGCCTTGGCGAAAAGTTGAGCTTTGCGAGGGATAGGCTGGTGGAGAGTTTCTTATGGACAGTGGGAAAAACATTTCAGCCTCAGTTTGGATATTGCAGGAAAATGTTAACAAAGGTCAATGCACTAATAACAACAATAGATGATGTTTATGATGTATATGGCACTTTGGATGAACTCGAGCTCTTCACCGAGGCTGTTGAGAG ATGGGATACCAATGCAATGGATCAGCTCCCAGATTATATGAAGATATGTTTCTTTGCTCTCCACAATTCAATTAATGAAATGGCATTTGACACCCTTAAGGAACAAGGATTCCACATCATTCGGTACCTTAGAAAAATG TGGGCAGATTTATGTAAATCTTATTTGTTGGAGGCAAAGTGGTACCACATCAGATATACACCAAGCTTTCAAGAATACATTCAAAATGCATGTATTTCCATATCTGGACCAGTTATATTAGGGCATGCttatttttttgtcacaaatcCTGTAACAAAGGAAGCTTTGGATTGCTTGGAAGAGTACCCCAACATAATTCGTTGGTCATCAATGATTTTACGACTCGCAGATGATCTTGGAACATCTAAG GATGAGTTAGAGAGAGGGGATGTTCCAAAATCAATCCAGTGTTACATGAATGAAACTGGTGCAACTGAAGAAGACGCCCGTGAGTACATAAGGTCTTTAATTGGCACCACGTGGAAGAAGATGAATAAAGAAGCTGGATCTGCGAGTTCTCCCTTCTCTCGAACATTTATTGAGATCGCAATGAACCTTGGGAGGATGGCTCAATGCATGTACCAGTACGGGGATGGACATGGTGTTGTAGACCGTGAAACTAAGAAGCGCATATTATCATTATTCATTCATCCGGTTCCTCTAGAGACTCAACCTTAG